The following are encoded together in the Armatimonadota bacterium genome:
- a CDS encoding pyrimidine/purine nucleoside phosphorylase, which produces MSQFEGVTVVKQANVYFDGKVTSRTVIFPDGRKKTLGIMLPGDYDFGTAEKEVMEIMSGDLEVKLPGSDDWIAITGGQSFEVPANSRFQLRVATVTDYCCSYLQ; this is translated from the coding sequence ATGAGTCAGTTCGAGGGCGTCACTGTAGTGAAGCAGGCAAACGTCTACTTCGACGGCAAGGTGACCAGCCGCACCGTCATCTTCCCCGATGGCCGGAAGAAGACGCTGGGCATCATGCTGCCGGGCGACTACGACTTCGGGACGGCGGAGAAGGAAGTCATGGAGATCATGTCGGGCGATCTTGAGGTCAAGCTCCCGGGCAGCGACGACTGGATAGCCATCACCGGCGGGCAGAGCTTCGAGGTGCCGGCGAACTCGCGGTTCCAGCTTCGCGTGGCCACGGTCACCGACTACTGCTGCTCCTACCTCCAATAG
- a CDS encoding anhydro-N-acetylmuramic acid kinase — protein MSSGPAFQTSLWRRRCNLAGEDVLIGLMSGTSTDGVDAAAVRIAGAAHIPRIELLAFVTVPYRDADRAELLRCASGEITVAELARLNFTLGGLMADAAVTVMQAAGLGAAEVLAIGSHGHTVAHLPPRTGNDAVSATLQIGEAAVIAERTSIQVVCDFRVRDVAAGGQGAPLVPHFDYAFLRSDSINRAALNIGGIANVTLLPAGAAEGQVRAFDIGPGNMPLDAAMRLLVPDGPGYDENGQVAAAGTVCLEMVDWVLGHEFFAQPLPRSCGREEFGEHFVTKALAQFPGLHVEDVLASITEACGRAIGEAIAGVQGTTQSPWEVIASGGGVHNTTLMDAVARHAAVTIRLSDAFGIPSDAKEAMAFAFLARECLLGLPGNVPAATGAAGPRVLGKIVPA, from the coding sequence ATGTCGAGTGGCCCGGCATTCCAGACTTCCCTATGGCGGCGGAGGTGCAACCTGGCCGGCGAAGATGTCCTTATTGGCCTGATGTCCGGCACGTCCACGGACGGAGTGGATGCTGCAGCAGTGCGCATAGCTGGAGCGGCGCACATCCCGCGCATCGAGCTTCTGGCTTTCGTTACTGTGCCCTATCGCGATGCAGACCGTGCGGAACTTCTGCGGTGCGCTTCGGGCGAGATAACCGTGGCTGAGTTGGCCCGCCTCAACTTCACCCTGGGCGGCCTGATGGCGGATGCGGCGGTGACGGTTATGCAAGCTGCCGGACTGGGCGCTGCGGAGGTGCTGGCAATCGGCAGCCACGGCCACACCGTGGCGCATCTCCCCCCGAGAACTGGAAACGATGCAGTGTCGGCCACGCTGCAGATCGGTGAGGCGGCGGTCATCGCGGAGCGCACAAGCATCCAGGTTGTCTGCGACTTCCGGGTGCGAGATGTGGCTGCCGGAGGGCAGGGCGCGCCACTCGTCCCCCACTTCGACTATGCCTTCTTGCGATCCGACAGCATCAACCGCGCGGCCCTGAACATTGGCGGGATCGCCAACGTAACTCTTCTGCCTGCGGGAGCAGCAGAGGGGCAGGTTCGGGCCTTCGACATCGGCCCTGGCAACATGCCGCTGGATGCAGCGATGAGACTGCTGGTGCCGGACGGACCGGGATATGACGAGAATGGGCAAGTGGCCGCGGCGGGCACGGTGTGCCTGGAGATGGTGGACTGGGTGCTGGGCCATGAGTTTTTCGCTCAGCCACTGCCACGCTCTTGCGGGAGGGAAGAATTCGGGGAACACTTTGTCACTAAGGCACTCGCGCAGTTCCCCGGACTTCATGTGGAGGATGTGCTGGCGTCAATCACTGAGGCGTGCGGACGGGCCATCGGCGAGGCCATCGCCGGAGTACAAGGCACGACCCAATCCCCGTGGGAAGTGATCGCGTCCGGAGGGGGCGTGCACAATACCACACTCATGGACGCCGTCGCGCGGCATGCAGCCGTAACCATTCGGCTGAGCGATGCATTTGGGATACCGTCGGATGCGAAGGAGGCCATGGCCTTCGCGTTTCTTGCCCGGGAGTGTCTTCTGGGCCTTCCGGGTAACGTGCCCGCGGCAACCGGCGCGGCAGGCCCGCGAGTACTCGGCAAGATCGTGCCTGCGTGA